One Suncus etruscus isolate mSunEtr1 chromosome 13, mSunEtr1.pri.cur, whole genome shotgun sequence genomic region harbors:
- the HHLA2 gene encoding HERV-H LTR-associating protein 2 produces the protein MKAALAVWIFFLIVLSRSDDVLFPRFFGRSRSQKVQRVTGKLGADIILPCSFKVGSEPVIYWRDLNTEVIHSFFKNNDQIINPQYINRTSLFHSEIHKGNASLLLKRLNFLDEGLYTCYVGTSSGNFWGKVELKVGGFMTPMIEYEEINTSSNLICGVLCVQPCPNITWKIDDIPISGHTNMEENGTLSHYVNKINIESPGSFYECSIENSLLEQTWTGLWIQKGGLDKVESEEVSFLCELGNNLFKPDEDFIVTWSREQNGIFSMLASFHSSSQRTIINETRISCNEELMCQGTIFSTLTKLSISDSGKYLCNISSSKYILLTTQNLDVEMHNDDKAEETKALQENGADK, from the exons ATGAAGGCAGCATTGGCAGTGTGGATTTTCTTCCTCATTGTTCTGAGTCGATCTGATG ATGTGTTATTTCCACGGTTTTTTGGGCGATCTCGATCTCAGAAAGTGCAAAGAGTCACTGGAAAACTTGGTGCAGATATAATTCTCCCTTGTTCATTTAAAGTTGGGTCTGAACCAGTAATTTACTGGCGGGATCTAAACACTGAGGTTATTCACTCATTCTTCAAAAACAATGATCAGATTATAAACCCACAAtacataaacagaacatccctaTTTCATAGTGAAATTCACAAGGGGAATGCTTCCTTATTACTTAAAAGATTAAACTTTCTGGACGAAGGACTTTATACCTGCTATGTGGGGACATCATCTGGAAATTTCTGGGGAAAAGTAGAGCTAAAGGTTGGAG GTTTCATGACACCTATGATAGAGTATGAGGAGATTAATACAAGCAGCAACTTAATATGTGGTGTTTTATGTGTTCAGCCTTGTCCAAATATCACATGGAAAATAGATGATATTCCCATCTCTGGCCACacaaatatggaagaaaatggaACTTTAAGTCATTATGTTaacaaaataaacattgaatCACCAGGTTCATTTTATGAATGTTCTATTGAAAACTCATTGCTGGAGCAAACATGGACCGGCCTATGGATACAGAAAGGTGGGCTCGATAAGGTT GAAAGTGAAGAAGTTTCATTTCTGTGTGAACTTGGAAACAATCTTTTTAAACCTGATGAAGACTTCATAGTTACTTGGTCCAGAGAGCAAAATGGAATCTTTTCCATGCTTGCTTCCTTTCATAGCTCCTCACAAAGGACAATCATCAATGAGACTCGAATATCATGCAATGAAGAGCTAATGTGTCAGGGAACCATCTTTTCAACCTTGACCAAACTTAGTATTTCAGACAGTGGGAAATACTTATGCAATATTTCTTCaagcaaatatattttactcACTACCCAAAACCTGGATGTAG